The proteins below come from a single Dermatophilaceae bacterium Soc4.6 genomic window:
- a CDS encoding thiocillin family RiPP, whose product MDHLTTPSGDQAIGLTAAELTEAYDVEGLGDETALGTWGSASSWSSASCPASSASTVGSASSAG is encoded by the coding sequence ATGGACCACCTCACCACCCCCTCCGGGGACCAGGCCATCGGCCTCACGGCCGCCGAGCTGACGGAGGCCTACGACGTCGAGGGTCTCGGTGACGAGACCGCTCTCGGCACCTGGGGCTCTGCGAGCTCGTGGAGCTCAGCCTCGTGCCCGGCCTCGTCGGCCAGCACGGTCGGCTCCGCCTCGTCGGCCGGCTGA
- a CDS encoding nitroreductase family protein, with protein sequence MSAVVTTPRSGSQLLAELMSAVRTDRQDVHRPPLPAREGGPRTLGGRGLVSPVRLTAGHPAELPSRSLDEVLERRRSERFFTDEPVGLEVLTEALRSALAADDDLWPSALEWATRPQLVVAALRVVGLSPGLYRFEAPTSTYVLLAEVDRDAVAQMVLQVEYADAPVIVAAVGSPADAVHSRGDHGLRLLHLRAGSVCYSTLLAASFRGLTGSVFAGFLPSGLRHHVVADGYHLSQVFAVALGRASAYPETPPV encoded by the coding sequence ATGAGTGCCGTCGTCACCACCCCCCGCAGCGGGAGCCAGCTGCTCGCCGAGCTCATGTCCGCCGTGCGCACCGACCGCCAGGACGTGCACCGGCCACCCCTCCCCGCGCGGGAAGGGGGTCCCCGGACCCTCGGGGGACGTGGGCTCGTGAGCCCGGTGCGACTGACGGCCGGGCATCCCGCCGAGCTGCCCTCCCGGAGCCTCGACGAGGTCCTCGAGCGCCGCCGCTCCGAGCGCTTCTTCACTGACGAGCCCGTCGGCCTCGAGGTCCTCACCGAGGCGCTGAGGTCGGCCCTCGCCGCCGACGACGACCTGTGGCCGTCAGCCCTGGAGTGGGCCACCCGACCCCAGCTGGTCGTCGCCGCCCTGCGCGTGGTCGGTCTCTCCCCGGGGCTCTATCGCTTCGAGGCCCCCACCTCGACCTACGTCCTGCTCGCCGAGGTCGACCGCGACGCGGTCGCGCAGATGGTGCTGCAGGTCGAGTATGCCGATGCCCCGGTCATCGTGGCCGCCGTGGGATCCCCGGCTGACGCCGTCCACTCCCGGGGCGACCACGGGCTGAGGCTACTCCACCTGAGGGCCGGCAGCGTCTGCTACTCCACGCTGCTCGCCGCCTCCTTCCGCGGCCTGACCGGGAGCGTCTTCGCCGGCTTCCTGCCCAGCGGCCTGCGCCACCACGTGGTCGCCGACGGATACCACCTCTCCCAGGTCTTCGCCGTCGCACTCGGCCGTGCGAGCGCCTATCCCGAGACCCCGCCCGTCTGA
- a CDS encoding oxidoreductase — MTRRRPLLALLLAGVTALSAAVVSAPSAPAAGADTPPLAWSLLATGSAERFRGLSAVDDQVAWVSGTNGTVLRTIDGGVTWASVGPRLAGANAAFQFRDVEAFSATTAVILSIGTGTDSRIYRTQDGGATWSLSFVNHEATAFYDCLAFTTPNRGVASSDPVDGRFRLVETVDGGRTWTRVATVGMPPALDGEAGFAASGTCLSAGQGQRVYLATGGAMARARVLRSDDGGRVWQAADTTVRGAPTAGVFSVQFRDARHGIAVGGNFRKPEVTAHAASWSDDGGATWQQPTTATGGYRSGSSWVPGAGAEALAVGPTGSDVTTDGGRTWQTFDTGSFDSVQCTSGSVCWASGELGRVARLTVPAAVSARR; from the coding sequence ATGACCCGTCGTCGCCCCCTCCTGGCCCTGCTCCTGGCGGGGGTGACGGCGCTCTCGGCGGCCGTGGTCTCCGCCCCCTCCGCCCCTGCTGCCGGCGCGGACACCCCACCCCTGGCCTGGTCGCTCCTCGCGACCGGGTCGGCCGAGCGCTTCCGCGGGCTCTCGGCGGTCGACGACCAGGTGGCGTGGGTGAGCGGCACCAACGGCACCGTGCTGCGCACCATCGACGGCGGCGTCACGTGGGCGTCGGTGGGGCCGAGGCTCGCGGGGGCCAACGCGGCCTTCCAGTTCCGCGACGTCGAGGCCTTCTCGGCGACGACCGCGGTCATCCTCTCGATCGGCACGGGTACCGACTCGCGCATCTACCGCACGCAGGACGGCGGGGCCACGTGGTCGCTCTCGTTCGTCAACCACGAGGCCACCGCCTTCTACGACTGCCTCGCCTTCACCACGCCCAACCGGGGCGTGGCGAGCAGCGACCCGGTCGACGGCAGGTTCCGTCTCGTCGAGACGGTCGACGGCGGTCGCACCTGGACCCGCGTGGCGACCGTCGGGATGCCGCCGGCGCTCGACGGTGAGGCGGGCTTCGCCGCCAGCGGCACCTGCCTCAGCGCCGGCCAGGGCCAGCGGGTGTACCTCGCGACCGGAGGCGCGATGGCCCGGGCCCGCGTGCTGCGCAGCGACGACGGGGGCCGAGTCTGGCAGGCAGCCGACACGACCGTGCGAGGAGCCCCGACGGCGGGGGTCTTCTCGGTGCAGTTCCGCGACGCCCGCCACGGGATCGCTGTCGGCGGCAACTTCCGCAAGCCGGAGGTGACGGCCCACGCCGCGTCGTGGTCGGACGACGGCGGCGCCACCTGGCAGCAGCCGACGACCGCCACCGGTGGCTACCGCTCCGGCTCCTCGTGGGTGCCCGGCGCGGGCGCCGAGGCCCTCGCGGTCGGGCCGACGGGCTCCGACGTGACGACCGATGGTGGCCGCACCTGGCAGACCTTCGACACCGGGTCCTTCGACTCGGTGCAGTGCACGAGCGGCTCGGTCTGCTGGGCGTCCGGCGAGCTGGGCCGGGTCGCCCGCCTCACGGTTCCCGCGGCGGTCTCGGCCCGTCGCTAG
- a CDS encoding thiocillin family RiPP: MDAFTTFDGSDDLVLVAEDIDAEALDDLTAAGFTCAGSFACAGSASCPASSASSGSSFSSAGG; the protein is encoded by the coding sequence ATGGACGCCTTCACCACCTTCGACGGCTCGGACGACCTCGTGCTCGTCGCCGAGGACATCGACGCCGAGGCCCTCGACGACCTCACGGCGGCCGGCTTCACCTGCGCCGGCTCCTTCGCCTGCGCCGGATCGGCCTCGTGCCCGGCCTCGTCGGCCAGCAGCGGCAGCTCCTTCTCCTCTGCCGGGGGCTGA
- a CDS encoding thiopeptide-type bacteriocin biosynthesis protein, whose translation MTTARSAYPGALLDDDVFADQWWFVRIYTQGFDGADPLIGDLLPPVIAEARAHGIRRWFYIRYLDDYGPHVRLRVLGRRPVLDHLQRVHRELEADLGDLMSARPAEHCFIAPVDRRAYEGRSATGVRASIYEPEVAKYGGAVGLGLAEELFEFSSDLGLWACGRLDKGHDRAGLAALLLADGVAALVGGPHAQVPSRRRVDADAYWDRHLQWWTAELGRRGPAVRSTMRERVDERRERVVDSMERVSALPGVGAWRRRWGTAVDAYLERARTAGVDRSPQHLTFHHGHMMLNRLGFLPREEAVLGVYARAWADRG comes from the coding sequence GTGACCACGGCTCGCAGCGCCTACCCCGGCGCCCTCCTCGATGACGACGTCTTCGCCGACCAGTGGTGGTTCGTCCGCATCTACACCCAGGGCTTCGACGGCGCCGACCCGCTCATCGGCGACCTGCTCCCGCCCGTAATCGCCGAGGCGCGCGCCCACGGCATCCGCCGCTGGTTCTACATCCGCTACCTGGACGACTACGGTCCGCACGTGCGGCTGCGGGTGCTCGGCCGGCGACCCGTGCTCGACCACCTCCAACGGGTCCACCGTGAGCTGGAGGCAGACCTCGGCGACCTGATGAGCGCCCGACCCGCCGAGCACTGCTTCATCGCCCCGGTGGATCGTCGGGCCTACGAGGGGCGGTCCGCCACGGGCGTGCGGGCCTCGATCTACGAGCCGGAGGTCGCCAAGTACGGCGGAGCCGTGGGCCTCGGGCTCGCCGAGGAGCTCTTCGAGTTCTCCTCCGACCTCGGGCTGTGGGCGTGCGGCCGGCTCGACAAGGGCCACGACCGCGCCGGGCTGGCCGCGCTGCTCCTCGCCGACGGGGTCGCGGCCCTCGTGGGCGGACCCCACGCGCAGGTGCCCTCCCGACGGCGGGTCGATGCCGACGCCTACTGGGACCGTCACCTCCAGTGGTGGACGGCCGAGCTCGGGCGCAGGGGGCCCGCCGTGCGCAGCACCATGCGTGAGCGCGTCGACGAGCGGCGTGAGAGGGTGGTGGACTCGATGGAGCGGGTCAGCGCACTGCCCGGCGTCGGCGCCTGGCGTCGACGCTGGGGCACGGCCGTCGACGCCTACCTCGAGCGGGCGCGGACGGCCGGGGTCGACCGCTCACCCCAGCACCTGACGTTCCACCACGGGCACATGATGCTCAACCGACTGGGCTTCCTGCCCCGGGAGGAGGCGGTTCTCGGTGTCTACGCACGAGCCTGGGCCGACCGCGGCTGA
- a CDS encoding thiocillin family RiPP: MSTLTQDNGDELFAEDLTVFDVEALPDDAALASFGTLSSGSSASCPASSASSAGSASSWG, translated from the coding sequence ATGAGCACTCTCACGCAGGACAACGGGGACGAGCTGTTCGCCGAGGACCTGACGGTCTTCGACGTCGAGGCGCTGCCCGACGACGCGGCCCTGGCCTCGTTCGGCACGTTGTCGTCCGGCTCGTCCGCCTCGTGCCCCGCCTCGTCGGCGAGCTCCGCCGGCTCCGCCAGCTCGTGGGGCTGA
- a CDS encoding pyridoxamine 5'-phosphate oxidase family protein, producing MDDTDTSPTASTEELAQHECWELLRREGVGRLAVTHLGAPDIFPVNHLVDHGSIVIRTAAGTKLAAAAGRPVAFEVDGHDLTAGTAWSVVVRGTARKILEREETLSALRLPLVPWQEGRKPWFLRIEPVEVSGRRLVLSPGARQTPSQHG from the coding sequence ATGGACGACACCGACACCTCCCCGACCGCTTCGACCGAGGAGCTCGCGCAGCACGAGTGCTGGGAGCTCCTGCGCCGCGAGGGGGTCGGTCGCCTCGCGGTCACCCACCTCGGCGCACCAGACATCTTCCCGGTCAACCACCTCGTCGACCACGGCAGCATCGTCATCCGGACGGCCGCCGGCACCAAGCTCGCCGCGGCGGCCGGGCGTCCTGTCGCCTTCGAGGTCGACGGGCACGACCTGACCGCCGGCACCGCCTGGAGCGTCGTCGTGCGGGGCACCGCCCGCAAGATCCTCGAGCGGGAGGAGACCCTCTCGGCGCTGCGCCTGCCGCTGGTGCCGTGGCAGGAGGGACGCAAGCCCTGGTTCCTGCGCATCGAGCCGGTCGAGGTCAGCGGTCGGCGCCTCGTCCTGTCACCCGGTGCCCGTCAGACCCCGAGCCAGCACGGCTGA
- a CDS encoding nitroreductase family protein, which yields MAEHVLDATAMARAVLSDPQFSFPAMPRTVPGLVTVTTPTGVIVDGGPSRQAFQGASATHLPRVMGLLDGTRDVDAVATAAGLARAEAWTILSLLYSTGLVEEARGDAAVDHDDPTACFLSRSIDTTRVNRNGTEALDRLRRSVVGVVSTDAPWAELVARLLEAESVGSVWVEDRVRDDRPAGDLLLVVGDGPEAEAAALSARGSSSVLPIHVDGAAVHAGPVLDGAHTTCASCAMRQRRTLLAPEAPEASTPGSADRELAALLVVRDVVALLSRVGTTAASRFVVTTRLDDLVQTARVVVPHPSCPVCMDPSASDGDGGLPLGWAYTHSVAFPPRDGLNPKDHQVHYQSGNIALQRRHRVWPASPRVALPAREVDAGHPVRLDVVGDLLVRTVGLRNGPSGSSSRVDRWCATGGNLGSPSAYLVARRVDGLRPGVYGFQSQDASLALLPWADPETALAGVPDVPAVVVLTGGLDTVATKYGAFAWRILHLDAGAAMAQAHALAVAAGLRLLAVPVWDDAALAELLASDPDAEPVTAVFGVLEKGPVR from the coding sequence GTGGCTGAGCACGTGCTCGACGCCACCGCGATGGCCCGGGCCGTCCTGAGCGACCCGCAGTTCTCCTTCCCGGCGATGCCCCGCACCGTCCCCGGCCTCGTCACGGTCACCACACCCACCGGTGTCATCGTCGACGGCGGACCGAGCCGACAGGCCTTCCAGGGTGCCTCCGCGACGCACCTGCCACGGGTCATGGGCCTGCTCGACGGCACCCGCGACGTCGATGCCGTCGCGACGGCGGCCGGTCTCGCCCGGGCGGAGGCCTGGACGATCCTGTCGCTGCTCTACTCGACCGGGCTGGTGGAGGAGGCTCGGGGCGATGCGGCCGTCGACCACGACGACCCCACTGCCTGCTTCCTCTCCCGCTCGATCGACACCACCCGGGTCAACCGCAACGGCACCGAGGCCCTCGACCGGCTGCGCCGGTCGGTGGTCGGCGTGGTGTCGACCGACGCACCGTGGGCCGAGCTGGTCGCCCGGCTGCTCGAGGCCGAGTCGGTCGGCAGCGTCTGGGTCGAAGACCGGGTGCGCGACGACCGACCCGCGGGCGACCTGCTGCTGGTCGTCGGGGACGGTCCCGAGGCCGAGGCGGCCGCGTTGTCCGCGCGCGGGTCCTCGTCCGTCCTCCCGATCCACGTCGACGGGGCTGCGGTGCACGCGGGTCCGGTGCTCGACGGCGCTCACACCACCTGCGCCAGCTGTGCGATGCGCCAACGGCGCACGCTCCTGGCGCCCGAGGCGCCCGAGGCGTCGACGCCGGGCAGCGCCGACCGCGAGCTCGCTGCGCTGCTCGTGGTGCGTGACGTGGTCGCCCTGCTCTCCCGCGTGGGGACCACTGCCGCAAGCCGCTTCGTCGTGACGACGCGACTCGACGACCTCGTCCAGACCGCCCGGGTCGTCGTGCCACACCCGTCGTGTCCCGTGTGCATGGACCCGAGCGCCTCCGACGGCGACGGCGGCCTGCCGCTGGGCTGGGCCTACACGCACTCGGTGGCCTTTCCCCCGCGCGACGGCCTGAACCCCAAGGACCACCAGGTGCACTACCAGTCGGGCAACATCGCCCTGCAACGACGCCACCGCGTGTGGCCCGCGTCGCCGCGGGTCGCGCTGCCGGCTCGGGAGGTGGACGCCGGCCACCCCGTGCGCCTCGACGTCGTCGGTGACCTGCTGGTGCGGACCGTCGGTCTGCGCAACGGACCCTCCGGCAGCTCCTCCCGGGTCGACCGCTGGTGCGCAACGGGTGGCAACCTGGGGTCGCCGTCGGCCTACCTCGTCGCGCGTCGGGTCGACGGCCTGCGACCTGGCGTCTACGGCTTCCAGAGCCAGGATGCGTCGCTCGCCCTCCTGCCGTGGGCCGACCCCGAGACGGCGCTCGCGGGTGTCCCTGACGTGCCGGCCGTCGTGGTCCTCACGGGCGGGCTGGACACCGTCGCGACGAAGTACGGCGCGTTCGCCTGGCGCATCCTGCACCTCGACGCGGGCGCGGCGATGGCCCAGGCCCATGCGCTGGCTGTCGCGGCCGGTCTGCGGCTGCTTGCCGTGCCGGTCTGGGACGACGCCGCGCTCGCCGAGCTGCTGGCCAGCGACCCCGACGCCGAACCCGTCACCGCGGTCTTCGGCGTCCTCGAGAAGGGACCCGTCCGATGA
- a CDS encoding M50 family metallopeptidase, whose product MTMDLTRPEPGLDESAVRWFLMTTPELAADVEHVPGLDGRPMLHDPHRGRYVALTPGADRLTLCFDGQTTGADIVSRAGWSQGDPVVARVAVMASELRQLGFLTEPAQDEDVRARASRFALKEHLVRFPLVTDVGRVLEPVVAPARRVSATAIVSVWLTLGLIGLAVGAFALTHVRVETMPAHAWLLLPLLVLQIGLHELSHALVCQYHRAPVRSAGVGLMLYVMPVGYVDRTDSHRVQGRPARVLISLAGPLSDQVWFGVAGVVALTAGTATSQLAMVMLVLQVLLTAMNLNPFTPSDGYHAVTAAFGVVNLRGKSLALVVHRVLGSPLPAHLHRVSDRERRVMVGYGLACLAFALVIALVIALSVARSLVHLIGAL is encoded by the coding sequence ATGACCATGGACCTGACCCGACCCGAGCCCGGCCTCGACGAGAGCGCCGTGCGCTGGTTCCTCATGACGACCCCCGAGCTCGCCGCCGACGTGGAGCACGTGCCCGGCCTCGACGGGCGCCCCATGCTGCACGACCCCCACCGCGGCCGGTATGTCGCGCTGACCCCCGGGGCCGACCGCCTGACCCTGTGCTTCGACGGCCAGACCACCGGCGCCGACATCGTGAGCCGGGCCGGGTGGTCGCAGGGTGATCCTGTCGTCGCCCGGGTCGCCGTCATGGCGAGCGAGCTGCGGCAGCTCGGCTTCCTCACCGAGCCGGCGCAGGACGAGGACGTGCGGGCCAGGGCCTCCCGCTTCGCCCTCAAGGAGCACCTCGTCAGGTTCCCCCTCGTCACCGACGTCGGTCGAGTCCTCGAGCCCGTCGTGGCGCCGGCGCGACGCGTCTCGGCGACCGCGATCGTCAGCGTCTGGCTCACCCTGGGTCTGATCGGCCTGGCCGTCGGGGCCTTCGCCCTGACCCACGTGCGGGTCGAGACGATGCCGGCCCACGCGTGGCTGCTGCTTCCCCTGCTCGTCCTGCAGATCGGGCTGCACGAGCTGTCGCACGCGCTTGTCTGCCAGTACCACCGCGCGCCCGTCCGGTCGGCGGGTGTCGGGCTGATGCTCTACGTCATGCCGGTCGGCTACGTCGACCGCACCGACTCCCACCGGGTCCAGGGTCGGCCGGCCCGGGTCCTCATCTCGCTGGCCGGGCCACTGTCCGACCAGGTCTGGTTCGGCGTCGCCGGTGTGGTCGCGCTGACCGCCGGCACCGCCACCAGCCAGCTCGCCATGGTCATGCTCGTCCTGCAGGTGCTCCTCACTGCCATGAACCTCAACCCCTTCACCCCGTCGGACGGCTATCACGCGGTCACCGCCGCCTTCGGCGTCGTCAACCTGCGCGGCAAGTCCCTCGCCCTGGTCGTGCACCGCGTGCTCGGCAGCCCCCTGCCTGCTCACCTGCACCGGGTCAGCGACCGCGAACGACGGGTCATGGTCGGCTACGGCCTCGCCTGCCTGGCCTTCGCCCTCGTCATCGCCCTCGTCATCGCCCTCTCCGTCGCCCGCTCGCTCGTCCACCTGATCGGAGCCCTGTGA
- a CDS encoding thiocillin family RiPP — protein MATPNDETGSTFELTAADLTDGFAVEGLGDETALGTWGSASSWSSASCPASTASTGGSASSFG, from the coding sequence ATGGCCACCCCGAACGACGAGACCGGCTCGACCTTCGAGCTCACCGCCGCAGACCTCACCGACGGCTTCGCCGTCGAGGGCCTCGGTGACGAGACCGCGCTGGGCACCTGGGGCTCCGCGAGCTCCTGGAGCTCGGCCTCCTGCCCGGCCTCGACCGCCAGCACCGGCGGGTCGGCCTCCTCCTTCGGCTGA
- a CDS encoding TOMM precursor leader peptide-binding protein: MRVHILRLGAFGAAVATLAGHRLAAAGHAVTGGDVTVTPHAAPAFWPPSDLCVLVAGRPSPYLEGVLDRSVVDSGTPAATVVVEHPRLRLGPLVDGTAACLGCLHVRRAQHDGAHAKVAPLLQAYDRDPSLEPRGHLPLHVALAVTWLERLTQQLAAGTAGAGRVTHLNLHTGASGSDRIVGVHGCPRCRTTPPLADSTWRGLATDLVGVGGVGASRGGDRG; the protein is encoded by the coding sequence ATGCGAGTCCACATCCTGCGGCTCGGCGCCTTCGGAGCCGCCGTCGCCACCCTGGCCGGCCACCGCCTCGCCGCCGCGGGTCACGCGGTCACCGGCGGCGACGTCACCGTCACCCCCCACGCCGCTCCGGCCTTCTGGCCGCCGTCCGACCTCTGCGTGCTGGTGGCTGGCCGACCGTCGCCCTACCTCGAGGGGGTCCTCGACCGCAGCGTCGTCGACTCGGGCACCCCGGCCGCGACCGTCGTGGTCGAGCACCCCCGGCTGCGGCTCGGGCCCCTCGTCGACGGCACGGCAGCCTGCCTCGGATGCCTCCACGTGCGTCGGGCCCAGCACGACGGCGCCCACGCCAAGGTCGCACCCCTGCTGCAGGCCTACGACCGCGACCCCTCCCTCGAGCCGAGGGGACACCTCCCCCTCCACGTCGCCCTCGCGGTCACCTGGCTGGAGCGGCTCACGCAGCAGCTGGCCGCGGGCACGGCCGGTGCGGGCCGGGTCACCCACCTCAACCTGCACACCGGGGCCAGCGGCAGCGACCGGATCGTCGGGGTCCACGGGTGCCCCCGGTGCCGCACGACCCCGCCACTGGCCGACTCGACCTGGCGCGGCCTCGCGACCGACCTCGTCGGCGTGGGCGGCGTGGGCGCATCGCGCGGTGGCGACCGTGGCTGA
- a CDS encoding lantibiotic dehydratase, which produces MTTVGTRTALAEEATAPLPAILAPFRVDRVAGLSVAALDLDATSFDDVCAELEVVDRSVQELAETVSDLLYRLVPALDDDTATRRIVLAVRRTCASGTRRPRPDETERVATALQDRLDRGARDLFDQWVLVTGRREELLAQLETTHADESERAGQALRQALCDERLAAGIAQASPWLGQSLRTADLRPGRRAARSVGAYVTRAARKTSPFSWLTSVSASIDLTGEPGESEELGECPAARRGAPVEGLTVSLVHLVAWLDALAADEHLLQAFELEPLWTPGRNPLADAVLVPEVMRQEGFAWRQDRSVHLQELGRILGKLQLLGRRPAGDYLAAVGGEDAFAAVRRLVDVGVLRVVAPWAYGETDRLSRLAEALERLGNEQARAVATTLRGLGADVAALAAVLGPERGRALVAVRARAEEAIAAFGVAASEAAFTVYSDISTTTALTGEPLGRVVDDELLSLGAALRPMVFRSHLYDLLLDRFTARYGVGGSCDDLVDFLSTVFDTGADGLAGVLRAVRADEATKGTPTPRASLPVGHTSGPPSTSVLYQLAASSFEDVRRGDFALVVNQLHTGSGSLVSRFHGLDRGSLRQALQSWSAQLYPGARVVEFVASCDTNDMQSACEGTFPRLRWPTERPLSGDPVGSLDLGDLVLTHDAERQVLEFSAGDGSPVAPVYMGLVPAHLLGGAERVLAMLADPWVNGASSAWRRLPPLPAQGEGTRILPRRQRGRLVVRRATWTVRAADLPRAATGESAASFLRRLNVWRRGEGIPDHVFLRVRAAGGGFATDERKPSFLSFLSPHSVAQLLTPLDSAVQGLTFTEVAPGDTDLWLTATDGTSSVVEHLTHLRWARPAPAAAVDGDDPGTGR; this is translated from the coding sequence ATGACCACCGTCGGCACCCGCACCGCCCTCGCCGAGGAGGCGACGGCCCCGCTGCCGGCGATCCTCGCCCCCTTCCGGGTCGACCGGGTCGCCGGCCTGTCGGTCGCCGCCCTCGACCTCGACGCCACGTCGTTCGACGACGTCTGCGCCGAGCTGGAGGTCGTCGACCGCTCCGTGCAGGAGCTGGCCGAGACGGTCAGCGACCTGCTCTACCGGCTGGTGCCGGCCCTGGACGACGACACCGCCACCCGCCGGATCGTCCTCGCCGTCCGGCGCACGTGCGCCTCGGGCACCCGGCGACCGCGCCCCGACGAGACCGAGCGCGTGGCCACGGCCCTGCAGGACCGCCTCGACCGGGGCGCTCGCGACCTCTTCGACCAGTGGGTCCTGGTGACCGGACGGCGCGAGGAGCTGCTGGCCCAGCTCGAGACGACCCACGCCGACGAGAGCGAGCGGGCCGGGCAGGCGCTGCGGCAGGCGCTCTGCGACGAGCGGCTGGCGGCGGGCATCGCCCAGGCGAGCCCCTGGCTGGGGCAGTCGCTGCGCACCGCAGACCTGCGGCCGGGCAGGCGCGCCGCCCGCAGCGTCGGGGCCTACGTCACCCGGGCGGCCCGCAAGACGAGCCCCTTCTCGTGGCTGACATCGGTCTCCGCGTCGATCGACCTGACCGGCGAGCCGGGGGAGTCGGAGGAGTTGGGGGAGTGTCCAGCGGCCCGTCGGGGGGCGCCGGTCGAGGGCCTCACCGTCTCGCTCGTGCACCTCGTCGCATGGCTCGACGCCCTGGCCGCCGACGAGCACCTGCTGCAGGCCTTCGAGCTCGAGCCGTTGTGGACGCCCGGCCGCAACCCGCTGGCCGACGCCGTGCTCGTCCCGGAGGTGATGCGCCAGGAGGGGTTCGCCTGGCGCCAGGACCGGTCGGTGCACCTGCAGGAGCTCGGCCGGATCCTCGGCAAGCTGCAGCTCCTCGGCCGACGACCGGCTGGTGACTACCTCGCCGCGGTCGGCGGAGAGGACGCCTTCGCCGCCGTCCGACGGCTCGTCGACGTCGGGGTGCTGCGGGTGGTCGCGCCGTGGGCCTACGGCGAGACCGACCGGCTCAGCCGTCTGGCCGAGGCGCTCGAACGGCTGGGCAACGAGCAGGCCCGGGCCGTCGCGACCACCCTGCGGGGGCTGGGCGCTGACGTCGCCGCGCTCGCCGCCGTGCTCGGGCCCGAGCGGGGCCGGGCCCTCGTCGCGGTCCGGGCCCGGGCGGAGGAGGCGATCGCCGCCTTCGGCGTCGCCGCCTCCGAGGCCGCCTTCACCGTCTACTCCGACATCAGCACCACGACGGCCCTGACGGGCGAGCCCCTGGGCCGGGTCGTGGACGACGAGCTGCTCTCACTGGGAGCGGCGTTGCGCCCCATGGTCTTCCGCTCGCACCTCTACGACCTGCTGCTCGATCGCTTCACGGCTCGCTACGGGGTCGGGGGGAGCTGCGACGACCTCGTCGACTTCCTCTCCACCGTGTTCGACACCGGTGCGGACGGGCTGGCCGGGGTCCTGCGCGCCGTGCGGGCCGACGAGGCGACCAAGGGGACCCCCACCCCGCGGGCCAGCCTCCCGGTCGGTCACACCAGTGGACCGCCGTCGACGTCGGTGCTCTACCAGCTGGCCGCGTCGTCTTTCGAGGACGTCCGACGGGGAGACTTCGCCCTGGTGGTCAACCAGCTGCACACCGGGAGCGGCTCGCTGGTCAGCCGCTTCCACGGCCTCGACCGCGGCTCCCTGCGCCAGGCCCTGCAGTCGTGGTCCGCGCAGCTCTACCCCGGCGCCCGGGTCGTGGAGTTCGTCGCCTCGTGCGACACCAACGACATGCAGTCGGCCTGCGAGGGCACCTTCCCCCGGCTGCGGTGGCCCACGGAGCGACCGCTGTCCGGCGACCCGGTGGGCTCCCTCGACCTCGGCGACCTGGTGCTCACGCACGACGCCGAGCGGCAGGTGCTGGAGTTCAGCGCGGGCGACGGCAGCCCGGTCGCCCCCGTCTACATGGGTCTCGTCCCGGCGCACCTGCTCGGCGGGGCCGAGCGGGTCCTGGCGATGCTGGCCGACCCCTGGGTCAACGGGGCCTCGTCGGCCTGGCGCCGGCTGCCCCCCCTGCCGGCGCAGGGGGAGGGCACCCGCATCCTGCCCCGGCGCCAGCGCGGACGGCTGGTCGTGCGACGGGCCACCTGGACGGTGCGGGCGGCCGACCTGCCACGGGCAGCGACGGGTGAGTCGGCGGCCTCCTTCCTGCGCCGGCTCAACGTCTGGCGGCGCGGGGAGGGCATCCCCGACCACGTCTTCCTGCGGGTGAGGGCCGCCGGCGGAGGCTTCGCCACCGACGAGCGCAAGCCCTCGTTCCTGTCGTTCCTCAGCCCCCACAGCGTCGCTCAGCTCCTGACGCCGCTCGACAGCGCCGTGCAGGGCCTGACCTTCACCGAGGTCGCCCCGGGCGACACCGACCTGTGGCTGACCGCCACCGACGGCACGTCGTCCGTCGTCGAGCACCTCACCCACCTGCGGTGGGCCCGGCCGGCCCCGGCTGCCGCGGTCGACGGTGACGACCCGGGGACGGGCCGGTGA